A genomic window from Lycium barbarum isolate Lr01 chromosome 4, ASM1917538v2, whole genome shotgun sequence includes:
- the LOC132638384 gene encoding abscisic acid receptor PYL2-like produces the protein MSRTSQVPQGLKQEEFIELEPLIRTYHTFEHLPNTCTSLITQRIEAPANVVWPFVRRFDNPQKYKHFIKSCTMTGDGGVGSIREVSVVSGIPASTSTERLEILDDEKHILSFRVVGGEHRLNNYRSVTSVNEFEKNGKPYTIVLESYIVDIPQGNTGEDTKMFTDTVVKLNLQKLGVVAMAALHGHE, from the exons ATGTCTCGGACTTCTCAAGTTCCTCAAGGACTTAAGCAAGAAGAATTCATAGAGTTAGAGCCATTGATTCGAACTTACCATACCTTTGAGCATTTACCGAACACTTGCACTTCTCTCATAACACAGCGTATTGAGGCACCCGCAAACGTTGTCTGGCCGTTCGTCCGACGCTTTGACAACCCCCAGAAGTACAAGCATTTCATCAAGAGCTGCACGATGACAG GTGATGGTGGAGTCGGAAGCATTAGAGAAGTGTCGGTTGTGTCAGGAATCCCTGCATCGACAAGCACAGAGCGGCTAGAGATTCTAGACGATGAGAAGCATATTCTGAGCTTCAGGGTGGTGGGAGGCGAGCATAGGCTGAATAATTATAGGTCTGTTACATCGGTGAATGAGTTCGAGAAAAATGGGAAACCTTACACTATAGTATTGGAGTCATACATAGTGGATATACCACAAGGAAATACTGGGGAAGACACAAAAATGTTTACTGATACAGTGGTGAAATTGAACTTGCAAAAGCTTGGCGTCGTGGCAATGGCGGCTCTGCATGGCCACGAATGA